The nucleotide window AGACGCTGCGCGGGCTGCTCATGCGCGCACTGGTCCAAGCCGGACGGCGGACCGAGGCGATCGCGGTCTACGCCGACGTCCGCGCCCGGCTCGTCGAGTCGTCGGGCACCGAGCCCGGTCCGGCCCTGCGGCGGCTGCACGACGAGCTGCTGGCCAAGCCCGCCGCGGCCCCGGAACCGGCGCCGGTGGCCGCGGTGTCGCGGATGCCGGCCGCGGCGCTGCCGGAGCGGGCGGAGATCTTCGTCGGCCGGGAGGCGGAACTCGACCGGCTGCACGAAGCCGTCGTCGAGCTCGGCACCGGGGTGGGGCGGTCGGTGTGGCTGGAAGGCGAGCCGGGCAGCGGCCGGACCGCGCTGCTCGCCGAAGTCCTCGCCGCGGCGCGGGACTTCGGCCCGGCGTTCGCCGCCGCGGACGCGCTCGACCAGCGGTTCGCGCTGCGGCCGTTGCTCGACGCGCTGGGCGTGCACCCGCGTGCCGCCGACCCCCGCCGGGCCGCGCTGGCCGCCCGGCTCGCCGAGCAGCCCGGCGAAGACCCGGTCGACGGCGTACTCGCGCTGGTCCGCGAGCTGTGCGCGGAAGCCCCGCTCGTGCTCGTGGTCGACGACCTGCAGTGGGCCGACGACACCACGCTGAGCGTCTGGCGCTACCTGAGCCGGGAGACGCGGCAGCTGCCGTTGCTGCTGGTCGGCGCCTGCCGCCCGGTACCGCGGCCGGCCGCGCTGGACGACCTGCTTGACAACGATGACATCGCCGTCCTGCGGTTGCCGCCGCTGGCCGAGGACGCCACGCACGAGCTGGCCACCGAACTGGCCGGCGCGCCACCCGGGCCGGGGCTGCAGTTGCTGGTCTCCTACGGGGCAGGCAATCCGCGCTACGTCCGGGAAATCGTCGAGACGCTGCTCGCGCAGTCGATGATCGTGCTCGACGGCGTCCACGCGCACCTGGACGGCAATTCGTGCCAGACGATCCCGGCGCCGCTGGGCGCGCGGATCACGCAGTACCTGAGCTTCCTGTCCAGCGGCACCCGCGACGCGCTGCGCTGGGCGGCGCTGCTGGGCCGCGAGTTCTCGCCGTCGGACATCGCCGTCGCCACCGAGCGGCCGCCGACGGCGCTGGTCGGCGCGGTCGACGAGGCGATCACGTCCGGGGTGCTCGTCGAATCGGGTGACAGGCTGGCGTTCCGGCACCCGCTCGTGCGCCGGGTGCTCTACGAAAAGTCGCCCGCCGCGATGCGGGTCGCCCTGCACCGGCAGCTGGCCGAGGCCTTTGCCGCCGCGGGTGCGCCCGCGGAGCGTGTCGCCGAGCAGCTCGCCGCCGCGCCCGCGCAGGTCGACCCGTGGGTCACCGGGTGGCTGCTGGAGCACATCGGGACGGTCGCCACGCAGACCCCGCGGGTCGCGGTGGACCTGCTGCGCCACGCCGTCACGCAGGGGACACTGCCGCCGGGCGCGCGGGAGACGCTGACCGCGACCCTGGCCCGGCTGCTGTTCTGGCTCGGCCGGGAGCCGGAAGCCGAGGCGCGCTCGGTCGTCGCGCGGACGTCCGACAGCAGGCGCGCGGCCGAGATGCGCTGGATCCTGGCGTACGTCTACTACCGCCGCGGCGATTTTTCGGAGGCGACCGCCGAGCTCAAGCGGACGCTCGACGACGCCGACGTCCCGGAGATGTGGCGCGGGCGGCACGAGGCACTGCTGGCCACGCTGGAGAAGCTCGGCGAAGAGACGGCGCTGGCTCCGGCCGGGCTGCACCCGCTGGACGACGCCGCGCTGGCCGTGCCGAACCTCGACAGCCTCGACGACGCCGCCGAGCCGCTCGACGCCGCCCGCCGGATCGCCGCGACACGCGCGGTGCCGGGCGAGATGCACCTGGCCGGCGCGGTGCACTACTACTGGCTGGGCCGCTGGCCGGAAGCGCTGGCCGAGCTGGACGCGGTAATCCGCGACGGCGCCGAGACGGCGTCGTACGTGCTGCGCAGCCCGGGTTCGGCGTTGCTGGTGCACGGCGTCGGCGCCCTGATCGCCGGACACCGCGGCGAGCCGGGCCAGGCGCGCACGCACCTCGACGCGGCCGAGCGGCAGCAGTGGCCACCGGGCCTGGAGCCCGACGGCGGCGACTTCCTGCTGGCGGCGCGGGCGTTGCTGGCCGAGCAGGAGGGCAGGCCGGAAGCGGCGCTGGCGGCGTTGTCGCCGTTGCTGGAGGACAACTACCCGCCCGCGGCCCGCCACCAGTGGCTGCCGGACCTGGTGCGGCTGGCGCTGGCCCTCGGCGACCGGCAGCGGGTGCACTCGGCGTTGCGCCTGCTCAAGCCGGAGGGCGAGATCCCACCGGCGCACGCGGCGGCGGCCGCGCACTGCCGCGGTCTCGCGACCGGGGACGCCGCACCGGTCCTGACGGCGGCGGGCCACTACCGGGCGGCCGGCCGGGTGCTCAAGCAGGCGAAGGCCACGGAGGACGCGGCGATCCTGCTGGCGGAGGCGGGCGAGCTGGCGGAAGCACGGACGGCGTTCCGCGGCGCGTTGACGGCGTACACGGAGATGGGCGCGGTCTGGGACGTGCGGCGCGCGGAGGCCCGCATGGGGCCGTTCGGCATCCGGCGCGCGCCTTCGGTGCGGCCACGGGCGGCCGCCGGAAGCTGACGGCCCCCAGCGCCCCAATGCGGCGTTCGGTGCATCCAACGCACCCAATGCGGCGTTCGGTGCATCCAACGCACCCAATGCGGCGTTCGGTGCATCCAACGCACCCAATGCGGCGTTCGGTGCATCCAACGCACCCAATGCGGCGTTCGGTGCATCCAACGCACCCAATGCGGCGTTCGGTGCATCCAACGCACCCAACGCCACATTGGGGCGGTTGGGTGCGCGCAACCTTTCCGGGGTTGCCACGTCGGTAAGGTCACCTGAGTAGTAGTCCCTGGGGGATGGGGTCTGGGCGCGAGTCCCAGAGGGGACGGCAACGACATGCCAGGCGAAGACCCGGGCCTGCGGGTCGGGGTGCTCGGCCCGCTGCGGGCCTGGCGCGGGGCGGCCGAAATCGGCCTCGGCCCCGCCCGTCAGCGCGCCATCTTCGCGGTGCTCGCCGTCAACGCCGGCCGGCCCGTGCCGCGGGCCGAACTGATCGACGGTGTCTGGGGTGACTCCGCCCCGGCCAGCGTCGAAGGCAGCGTCCACACCTACGTCTCCGGGCTGCGGCGGGCGCTCGAGCCCGGCCGCTCGCGGTGGTCGGCCGCCAGCGTCCTCGTCTCGGACCCCGCCGGGTACTCGCTCCTGCTCGGCGAAGACGCGCTCGACGCGGCCCTCTTCGAACGGCACCGCGAACGCGCGCGACGGCACCTCGAGCAGGGTGACCCCGGGGCCGCCGTCGCCGAACTCGACGACGCTCTCGCGCTCTGGCAGGGCGAAGCCCTCTCCGGCGTGCCCGGCGGGTTCGCCGAACGGCACCGCGAATACCTGGCCGAACTCCGGCTGGACACCCTCGAACGGCGGGCCGAAGCCGTGCTCGCCCTCGGGGGGCACGTCGACCTCGCGCCGGAACTCGCCGTGCTGGCCGGGGAACACCCGCTGCGCGAGTCGCTGCGGGAATCGCTCATGCTCGCCCTCTACCGCAGCGGGCGGCCCGCCGACGCGCTCGACGTCTTCCGCGACGCCCGTGCCACGCTCGTCACGGAACTCGGCGTCGAACCCGGCGCCACGCTGCAACGGCTCCAGCGGCAGATCCTCGCCCAGGACCCCGCGCTCGACGCGCCCGCGCCGCCGGTCGTCGTCACCGGGCACCGGCTGTTCGGCCGGGAAGCCGAGCAGGCACGGCTCGCCGAGCTCGTCGCTGACGTCCGCGCCGGCCGGGGGCGGGCCGTCTGGATCGAAGGCGACGCCGGGATCGGCAAGTCCGCGCTGCTCACCTCCGCGCTGCCGGACGGCCCCGGCTTCCAGCGGCTCCAGGCGGCCGCCGACGAGCTGAGCACCCGGTTCCCGCTGCAGGTCGTGCTGGAGTGCCTGGCGATCGACGCGCACTCGCCCGACCCGCGGCGCGCGCGGGTGGCGAAGGAACTCGCGGGTGAAGGCCCGGCGCGGCGCAGCTGGGGCCCGGCCGACCCGGTGCTCGGCGCCGTCGACCGGCTGCTGGCCCTGGTCGACGAGCTGTGCGCGCAGTCGCCGCAGGTGCTGGTGCTCGACGACCTCCAGTGGGCCGACGAGGCTTCCGTGCTGGTCTGGCACCGGCTCTGCGCGGCGACCCGCCAGCTGCCGCTGCTGCTCGTGGCCGCGACGCGCCCGGCGCCGGACCGCGCCGAGCTCGCCCAGCTGCGGCGCGGCGTCCAGGCGCGGGACGGCGTCGTCCTCGACCTCGCGCCGCTGACCGGCGAGGACGTCGGCAGGCTGATCGAAGACCAGCTCGGGGCGCCGCCCGGGCCGGGGCTGCGCGAGCTGGCCGCCCGCGGTGCCGGGAACCCGTTGTACGTCAAGGAAATGGTCGACGTCCTGCGCCGCGCCGGCGCGGTGGAGGTGAGCGGCGGCCAGGCCGACGTCGACGACCCGGCGGAGTTCGAGGCCCCGCGGTCGCTGGTCGCCGCGGTCGACCGGCGGCTGGACTTCCTCACGGCGCGGACCCAGGAAGTGCTGCGCTGGGGGGCGTTGCTGGGCATGGAGTTCGCCGTCGGCGACGTCGCCGCGGTGCTCGGCAGCCGGCCGTCCGACCTGCTGGCGCCGCTGGAAGAAGCCGTCGCGGCGAACGTGCTCATCGACACCGGGACGCAGCTGGCGTTCCGGCACCCGTTGCTGCGCCAGGCGTTGTACGACCGGCTGCTGGCCGGGACGCGGGCGGCGCTGCACCGGCAGGCCGCCGAGGCGCTCGCCGGGATCGGCGCTCCCGTCAAGCGCGTGGCCGAGCAGCTGGTGGCCGCACCGGCCACAGTGGACGAATGGGTGCTGGACTGGCTCGCCGCGCACCACGCCGCCGTGTCGACCCGGGCCCCGCTGATCGCCGTCGAGCTGCTGGAACGCGCGCTGGCCGCGTGCCCCGGCACCGACCCGCGCCGGGAGACG belongs to Amycolatopsis tolypomycina and includes:
- a CDS encoding BTAD domain-containing putative transcriptional regulator, producing the protein MSAADGSAPRLQLLGPMKAWQGETELDLGSAHRRTVLAALAMHPNRTVSREELIDAVWGDAPPQSAQGSIYTYVSGLRRALEPGRAKGEGPQLLASIGSGYSLRLATEAIDVHRFEALREQAHRKHAAGDLRGSREAFDEALALWHGVPLSGLPGPFAAAQRARLTELRLATVERRAEVVLESGGHSELVAELTALTREHPFRETLRGLLMRALVQAGRRTEAIAVYADVRARLVESSGTEPGPALRRLHDELLAKPAAAPEPAPVAAVSRMPAAALPERAEIFVGREAELDRLHEAVVELGTGVGRSVWLEGEPGSGRTALLAEVLAAARDFGPAFAAADALDQRFALRPLLDALGVHPRAADPRRAALAARLAEQPGEDPVDGVLALVRELCAEAPLVLVVDDLQWADDTTLSVWRYLSRETRQLPLLLVGACRPVPRPAALDDLLDNDDIAVLRLPPLAEDATHELATELAGAPPGPGLQLLVSYGAGNPRYVREIVETLLAQSMIVLDGVHAHLDGNSCQTIPAPLGARITQYLSFLSSGTRDALRWAALLGREFSPSDIAVATERPPTALVGAVDEAITSGVLVESGDRLAFRHPLVRRVLYEKSPAAMRVALHRQLAEAFAAAGAPAERVAEQLAAAPAQVDPWVTGWLLEHIGTVATQTPRVAVDLLRHAVTQGTLPPGARETLTATLARLLFWLGREPEAEARSVVARTSDSRRAAEMRWILAYVYYRRGDFSEATAELKRTLDDADVPEMWRGRHEALLATLEKLGEETALAPAGLHPLDDAALAVPNLDSLDDAAEPLDAARRIAATRAVPGEMHLAGAVHYYWLGRWPEALAELDAVIRDGAETASYVLRSPGSALLVHGVGALIAGHRGEPGQARTHLDAAERQQWPPGLEPDGGDFLLAARALLAEQEGRPEAALAALSPLLEDNYPPAARHQWLPDLVRLALALGDRQRVHSALRLLKPEGEIPPAHAAAAAHCRGLATGDAAPVLTAAGHYRAAGRVLKQAKATEDAAILLAEAGELAEARTAFRGALTAYTEMGAVWDVRRAEARMGPFGIRRAPSVRPRAAAGS
- a CDS encoding BTAD domain-containing putative transcriptional regulator yields the protein MPGEDPGLRVGVLGPLRAWRGAAEIGLGPARQRAIFAVLAVNAGRPVPRAELIDGVWGDSAPASVEGSVHTYVSGLRRALEPGRSRWSAASVLVSDPAGYSLLLGEDALDAALFERHRERARRHLEQGDPGAAVAELDDALALWQGEALSGVPGGFAERHREYLAELRLDTLERRAEAVLALGGHVDLAPELAVLAGEHPLRESLRESLMLALYRSGRPADALDVFRDARATLVTELGVEPGATLQRLQRQILAQDPALDAPAPPVVVTGHRLFGREAEQARLAELVADVRAGRGRAVWIEGDAGIGKSALLTSALPDGPGFQRLQAAADELSTRFPLQVVLECLAIDAHSPDPRRARVAKELAGEGPARRSWGPADPVLGAVDRLLALVDELCAQSPQVLVLDDLQWADEASVLVWHRLCAATRQLPLLLVAATRPAPDRAELAQLRRGVQARDGVVLDLAPLTGEDVGRLIEDQLGAPPGPGLRELAARGAGNPLYVKEMVDVLRRAGAVEVSGGQADVDDPAEFEAPRSLVAAVDRRLDFLTARTQEVLRWGALLGMEFAVGDVAAVLGSRPSDLLAPLEEAVAANVLIDTGTQLAFRHPLLRQALYDRLLAGTRAALHRQAAEALAGIGAPVKRVAEQLVAAPATVDEWVLDWLAAHHAAVSTRAPLIAVELLERALAACPGTDPRRETLLVALVKVLFRLERSPEALARQALDVATEPDAVEEMRHVLAALRHRRGDTEGAVATLAAQVDDPAVPELWRVKHRQLLANFRRGSLSDLDTAEKTAHETKARAGGDRYLTAHALQSLWLVDSVRREHDRALAHIDAAIEAVGDEHELADLHLDLLDNRVFTLQNLDRLAEAGEALRAAGEVAARHALPVGLQVSAAVHRYWEGRWDEALVELDTVIEDGPAITFYGLREPGPAALLLHGVAALIAGRRDDRAQAAAHLDAAEEYAPATGAERESFDFLLVADALAAEQRGDRVRALAVLEPILNPTYAQMMLRHQWLPAFVRLAMEQDDVGRARRALAVCEEEAAKERRPARAHAAASWCRGLIEEDPAPVLATAEHFRAVGRRPELASALEDAAVLLARAGRLDAAHAAFEEAAELYTALAARWDLRRAETRLRRLGVRRGALFSPIRPGHGWESLTPIEVRIAGLVAEGRSNPDIAAELSLPRRTVQAHVARLLGKLETPSRSGVADAVRRRASG